The DNA sequence CTGGCAAGCGCCGCGTCGCGCAGTATCCGCCTGATCAGCTGATCGGACTCACCCGCGACACGCCGTCCTTCCAGAACTTCCAGAAGCGGCTCAAGGCGTTGCCGCCGTCTCCGGCCGCGCCGCGGCAGTAGGTCCTTTTCACCACGAAGGCACGAAGACACGAAGTCTTCTGTCAGTTACGAAGGGCCCGCAGCCTGCTCGTTGGAGCGGTGCGGGCCCTCTTGTTTGACGCGGTTCCTTCGTGTCTTCGTGCCTTCGTGGTAAGTGCAGTGCCTTACAACTTCGCGACGAAGCGTTCGACGAGTCCGCAGAAGGCATCCCCGGCCTTGCGGCCCTCTTCCATGACTTCGGCGTGGTTGAGCGGTGCGTCGCTGATGCCCGCCGCGGGATTCGTGATGCAGCTGACGCCCGCGACCTCCATGCCGATCGCGCGCGCGACGATCGTCTCCGGCACCGTGCTCATGCCCACGGCATCGGCTCCGAGCGTCGCGAGCATGCGCACCTCGGCCGGCGTCTCATAGGTGGGCCCGAGCAGCCCGGCGTAGACGCCGCGCGCGAGCGAGAGCCCGCCCTCCACCGCCGCAGCCTCTAGCAAGCGCTGCAACCGCGGCGCGTAGGGTGCGCTCATGTCGGGGAAGCGGATGTCGCCCGGCTCCAACGCACCGACGAGCGGATTGCGGAACTGCAGGTTGAGATGGTCGCTGATCATCATCAGCGTGCCCGGCGGAAACGCCCGGTTGATGCCGCCGGCGGCGTTCGAGACGAAGAGCACCTTGGCGCCCAGGGCATGCACGACGCGCACCGGGAACGCGGCCACCTGCGCGCTGTGGCCCTCATACATATGAAAGCGCCCGGCCAGCAGCAGCACCTCGCGACCGCCGAGCATGCCGCGGATCAGTTCGCCGCGGTGGCCTTCGACGCCGGGCGCGTGGAAGCCCGGGATCTCCGCATAGGGCACGCGCGTCGCACCCTGCGCGCGGTCGGCGAGTCCGCCAAGACCGGAGCCGAGGACGATCGCCGCCACCGGCGATTGCACGCCGAGTCGCGCGCGGATGGCCTCGGCCGCCTGCTGCGCGGCCTGCGTACCGTGCGAATGCTCGCCAGACACCGACGCGCCGCTCATGCCGCGCTCCGCGTCAGCGTGGCGAGCTCGGCGTCGACGCGCGCGAGCAAGGCGCTGCGTTCCGTCTCCGGCAAGAACGCGTTCTCGAAGCCGGCGCGAGCCAACTGGCACAGCTCCTCGAAGCTGAAGCCTTGGTGCTTGGCCGCGAGGCCGTACTCGGTCACGAGATCCGTGCCACTCATGAGGCGATTGTCCGTGTTGAGCGAGACCTTGAGTCCCGCGTCGAAGTAGCGGCGCAGCGGATGCTCGT is a window from the Pseudogemmatithrix spongiicola genome containing:
- a CDS encoding purine-nucleoside phosphorylase, whose protein sequence is MSGASVSGEHSHGTQAAQQAAEAIRARLGVQSPVAAIVLGSGLGGLADRAQGATRVPYAEIPGFHAPGVEGHRGELIRGMLGGREVLLLAGRFHMYEGHSAQVAAFPVRVVHALGAKVLFVSNAAGGINRAFPPGTLMMISDHLNLQFRNPLVGALEPGDIRFPDMSAPYAPRLQRLLEAAAVEGGLSLARGVYAGLLGPTYETPAEVRMLATLGADAVGMSTVPETIVARAIGMEVAGVSCITNPAAGISDAPLNHAEVMEEGRKAGDAFCGLVERFVAKL